From Bacteroidota bacterium, one genomic window encodes:
- a CDS encoding 4-hydroxy-tetrahydrodipicolinate synthase, which produces MNLNKLKGTGVALVTPFHKDGSIDFKGFRKLIDRCIDGKVEYLVPLGTTGESATLSNDEKRAVLDFVIEITDKRVPVVLGLGGNNTQEILHTLEEWDFAGVDAILSVSPYYNRPSQRGIYQHYKMIANSSPVPVILYNVPSRTGSNLDADTILSLAHDVKNIVGIKEASGNIEKSMKIIQNRPKDFLLISGDDTITLPLLACGGDGVISVIANAMPKDFSEMVRHGLDGNFDRARKLHYKLLEITHAIFVDGNPSGIKGLLSVLNVCSEHVRLPLMSVGKSTMNKFETLLKA; this is translated from the coding sequence ATGAACTTAAATAAACTCAAAGGCACCGGAGTCGCACTGGTCACTCCCTTTCATAAAGACGGAAGTATTGATTTCAAAGGTTTTCGAAAACTGATTGATCGTTGTATTGATGGGAAGGTAGAATACCTGGTTCCCCTGGGCACAACAGGAGAGTCAGCTACGTTGTCTAATGATGAAAAACGTGCAGTTTTGGATTTTGTCATTGAGATCACGGATAAACGTGTGCCTGTCGTGCTTGGCTTAGGAGGGAACAATACTCAGGAAATTCTTCACACGCTGGAAGAATGGGATTTCGCGGGAGTGGATGCTATTTTATCGGTTTCACCATATTATAATCGCCCTTCACAGAGAGGAATTTATCAGCATTATAAAATGATTGCCAATTCCAGTCCGGTTCCGGTCATTCTTTACAATGTTCCTTCCAGAACCGGTTCCAATCTTGACGCCGACACAATTCTTTCTCTTGCTCATGATGTAAAAAATATTGTTGGGATAAAAGAGGCATCCGGGAATATTGAGAAGTCCATGAAAATCATTCAGAACCGTCCCAAGGACTTTTTACTGATCAGTGGAGATGATACCATCACTTTGCCGCTGCTGGCCTGCGGTGGTGATGGGGTGATTTCCGTCATCGCGAATGCCATGCCGAAGGATTTTTCCGAAATGGTCAGGCACGGACTCGATGGAAATTTTGACCGTGCCCGGAAATTGCATTATAAACTTCTGGAAATCACGCATGCCATTTTTGTGGATGGAAATCCATCCGGAATAAAAGGCCTGCTCAGTGTGCTGAATGTATGTTCAGAACATGTTCGCCTTCCTTTGATGAGTGTTGGAAAATCCACCATGAACAAATTCGAAACGCTACTCAAAGCCTGA
- a CDS encoding TonB-dependent receptor — MKITGRIWVFVCLFCFVGKLSAQTGTIRGTVVNKLNNEAVPFAPIAITGTTLGTTSSENGTFELKGLQPGVYNLEVAVIGFKRFTLFDVEVNPTRIIQIKIELEEELRNLDEVVVKPSAFVKIEETPVSIHNIGEVEIKRNPGANRDISKALQSLPGVAATASFRNDLIIRGGSSNENRFYLDGVEVPNINHFSTQGATGGPVGMINVDFIREVDFYSGAFPASRGNAMSAVLDFKMKDGKDDKMGYGFTVGASDLAATVEGPLSKKTTFIASWREGVICSFFSKQLDCLFCLSMMTSW, encoded by the coding sequence ATGAAAATTACAGGTCGGATTTGGGTATTTGTGTGTTTGTTCTGTTTTGTTGGCAAACTTTCCGCCCAAACAGGAACCATCAGGGGTACTGTTGTCAATAAGCTAAATAACGAAGCGGTTCCATTTGCGCCCATTGCAATAACCGGAACTACTCTCGGAACGACAAGTTCAGAAAACGGTACGTTTGAATTAAAAGGTCTTCAGCCGGGAGTCTACAATCTTGAAGTCGCTGTGATCGGTTTTAAAAGATTCACTTTGTTTGATGTTGAAGTAAATCCTACACGAATTATTCAAATTAAAATTGAACTGGAAGAAGAACTCCGGAACCTTGATGAGGTGGTTGTCAAACCATCTGCTTTCGTCAAGATTGAAGAGACACCGGTATCAATTCATAATATCGGGGAAGTTGAAATAAAAAGAAACCCGGGAGCGAATCGGGATATCTCAAAAGCACTGCAGTCTTTGCCGGGAGTAGCGGCTACCGCCAGTTTCCGAAACGATTTGATTATCCGTGGCGGTTCTTCGAATGAAAACAGGTTTTATCTGGATGGAGTGGAAGTTCCTAACATCAACCATTTTTCCACCCAGGGCGCTACCGGCGGACCGGTTGGAATGATCAATGTAGATTTTATCCGCGAAGTGGATTTCTATTCCGGTGCTTTTCCTGCATCACGCGGAAACGCGATGAGCGCGGTCCTTGATTTCAAAATGAAAGATGGGAAAGATGATAAAATGGGTTATGGTTTTACTGTAGGCGCCTCGGATCTGGCCGCTACTGTGGAAGGACCACTTTCAAAAAAGACCACTTTCATCGCATCCTGGCGAGAAGGAGTTATCTGCAGTTTCTTTTCAAAGCAATTGGATTGCCTTTTCTGCCTAAGTATGATGACTTCCTGGTAA